ctttccaactagatacgacttcttggtggagccgtatcaacaagtttctacttggggaaaggggggacgagctttacgtttcagagtcatggatttcatctgaactaagagtggcgtaagtggtcgagtggcgccggcccagccttattatattggcccaaaatggcctggaagttccgctaagacggtccattccttaggagtccagtgttcggttgacaagtaaatccgacaggttctcctctacatgtagaaaatggtggggttgtactactacgactgatcatcgtaagtggtcttcctggcgcgacaaactcccataatgagttcatcatccaattggatatttctgcaatactacccagagcacttcgatagaaaggctacggttgggcgattgttgagtgttggcatggtcaagttttcaaaatgatgtttgcatcaaatgaagtatcttataacttcattttattttgatgatattttaaagattgaatctattcaagtattatcttgtagtctcatctatgtgatgaacttttgaactaattataacttgaacggtggtagttcaagtagtatttggaaaaagatataagtatattggagtatcttgtaacttcatattttaaatttatatctagtaaatgattatcttatgcatgtcaaagattttcagaaaaacgttgagacaaggttagatatatgagatcaccttgcaacgatagttttatacagttataaactggaactctgtgtgtatattatacatgttagaagatttcaaagattgtgaaaagtatatatgtatatatatactgaatattttgcgacttggtcgcgttaagatatcagcttggttcatttcttcttgaccaagactttcatgagtactatgagaatgctcatatattgttaatcattatacatattattttggtgggcttattgctcacccttgctttcttctttcatcacacaacaacagatagaaaagatgaacaggaccaagcttccaattcgcaaacggttagaaaacgttccgcagttttctggaagcgttgatgccgctgtagatgaggtagaaattaccaataggctagactttcaacttccgatgtaccagacttatgtatctatatgaattgtaataatggcaaagaaatgtaaatttattcagaaacccttttaaggtgtaatggcatataattttggagtaaaatgacttgtgttatttttggaaattcatttctgagactataacttgtggtgtgtgtgtttattgtggggtcacagtacagagtagttgattgtttattaagattgggtgttattaagggaaatggaactcgtgacaacccggatccccgaccccggatttgggggtgttacaaaggcCCTGTCCCCCAAGTGTTGGCTATATATACCTTTATCTACTTCTTCCAAAGCAAGTCTTGCCTCATTTAGCCTAAGGCACCTTATATAAAGAATTACGAAAGTCCTTTTATAATGAATCCCATCAATCAAAGAATATCTTAGGGCTCATACATATAATTTTTTCGCCTCCACTACATCACTAGGAAGCCATCCGCTTTATAGATGAGTTTTaataggatctatccatgacCCTCCAAGTCCTATGGGGGAAACTAGTTTGACATCTTTGCTTCGTGTTATTAAAAAATGGATGTACACGCTTCCATAACTTTCTTCTAATTTTGATGAGGAAAATTGGGACAACGCATCGGCCTTGGCATTTTCTTCTCTTGAAATGTGCTCGACAAGGCACTCATCAAATTGTGTCATCACAGCTCTCACTAGGCGTACATATTTCATCATAGtttcatcccttgcttcaaattcccCTTTAACTTGGGATTCCATAAGCTTCAAGTCTCCATAAACTTTCAGGTTTTTAACCCCCAATGTTCCAGTTAATCCCATGCcagctattaagacttcatatTCAGCTTCATTTTTTGTGTTGAgaaaatctaacttcatagcatactcaatcaGGAACCCGTCGGGACTTTGCAAGACTAGTCCAGCCccacttgaattttttttgatGCCTCATCAAAATAGAGTACCCAGAATTCCTTGTCCTTATCTGCTCTCCTTCACTCTCCACCTTGTCCCCATGTCTTGAGGcgtatcttcctgcccccgacttcttggttggtgATGGTACATTAAACTACGAATTCAGCCAAGGCATGGGCTTTGATCGCCATTCGAGGTTTGTAATTAATGTTAAATTCCCTGAGCTCAATagcccacttgatcaaccttcTACTGGCTTTTGGACTATAAATGATATTTCTCAGAGGTTGATTTGTCAATACTTTGATCTTATGGGCTTGGAAGTAAGGATGTAACTTCCTTGAGGCCATGAACAAGGATAATGCAAACATCTCTATGGTAGAATAATTTAGCTCAGTCCCATGCAGAATCTTGTTGATATAGTATATAGGTTTTTTAACTTTAAGCTCTTCATTCACCAACACAGTACTCAAAGCGCCTTCTGAATTAGCCAAATACAAATAAGGTTTCATTTAGGACTGGTTTGGCCAACACCAGTGCTTGAaccatgtatttcttcaattcCTCGAACGCCTCTTGATTTTCCTTAGTCAATATAAAATCCTTTACCTTATTGAAAGCCTTGAAGAATGGAATAACTTGTCTCCATATTTGGAGATAAATCGCCCCAAGGCTGCAACCCTTTCAGTGAGTttttgaacatccttgatagACCACGGAGGTTTCATATCCAAAATGGCCTTTATCTTATCAGGATTGTCCTCAATTCCCCTCTGAGAGACCATTAATCCTAGAAATTTTCCTGATCCTACACTAAAAGCACACTTGGGGGGGGGGGATTCAA
The sequence above is drawn from the Apium graveolens cultivar Ventura chromosome 2, ASM990537v1, whole genome shotgun sequence genome and encodes:
- the LOC141696594 gene encoding uncharacterized protein LOC141696594; translation: MKLDFLNTKNEAEYEVLIAGMGLTGTLGVKNLKVYGDLKLMESQVKGEFEARDETMMKYVRLVRAVMTQFDECLVEHISREENAKADALSQFSSSKLEESYGSVYIHFLITRSKDVKLVSPIGLGGSWIDPIKTHL